One window of the Bos indicus x Bos taurus breed Angus x Brahman F1 hybrid chromosome 8, Bos_hybrid_MaternalHap_v2.0, whole genome shotgun sequence genome contains the following:
- the LOC113897842 gene encoding olfactory receptor 13J1-like, translating into MEPVNSTEVSEFFLKGFSGYPALEHLFFPLCSAMYLVTLLGNTGIVVVSVLDARLHTPMYFFLGNLSILDICYTSTFVPLMLVHLLSAQKTISFLGCALQMCLSLSTGSTECLLLAIMAYDRYLAICRPLRYPVLMSHRLCWLLAGAAWVLGLCKSVTETVIAMRLPFCGHRVVSHFICEILAVLKLACGDTSISEVFLLVGAILLLPVPLAFICLSYTLILATTLRVPSAAGRRKAFSTCSAHLAVVMLFYGTVIFMYMKPKSKEAHISDEVFTVLYAVVTPMLNPVIYSLRNKEVKEAARKVWGRIQTSR; encoded by the coding sequence ATGGAGCCAGTCAACAGCACAGAGGTGTCTGAGTTCTTCCTGAAAGGATTTTCAGGTTACCCTGCCCTGGAGCACCTGTTCTTCCCTCTGTGCTCAGCCATGTACCTGGTGACCCTGCTGGGGAACACAGGCATCGTGGTGGTCAGCGTGCTGGATGCCCGCctgcacacacccatgtacttcttcctgggcAACCTCTCCATCCTGGACATCTGCTACACATCCACTTTTGTCCCCCTGATGCTTGTCCACCTCCTGTCAGCCCAGAAGACCATCTCCTTTCTTGGCTGTGCACTCCAGATGTGTCTGAGTCTGTCTACAGGCTCCACAGAGTGTCTGCTGCTCGCCATCATGGCCTATGATCGCTACCTGGCCATCTGCCGGCCCCTTAGGTACCCCGTGCTGATGAGCCACCGGCTCTGCTGGTTGCTGGCCGGAGCTGCCTGGGTCCTCGGTCTCTGCAAGTCAGTGACTGAGACAGTCATCGCCATGAGGCTGCCCTTCTGTGGCCACCGTGTGGTCAGTCACTTCATCTGCGAGATCCTGGCAGTCCTGAAGCTGGCCTGTGGTGACACGTCCATCAGTGAGGTCTTCCTGCTGGTGGGTGCCATCTTGCTGCTGCCCGTGCCCCTGGCCTTCATCTGCCTGTCCTACACACTTATCCTGGCCACCACCCTGAGGGTACCCTCAGCCGCCGGGCGCCGCAAAGCCTTCTCTACTTGCTCAGCACACCTGGCCGTGGTTATGCTTTTCTATGGCACCGTCATCTTCATGTACATGAAACCCAAGAGCAAGGAGGCTCATATCTCTGACGAGGTCTTCACGGTCCTCTATGctgtggtcacacccatgctgaaccccgtcatctacagcctgaggaacaaggAGGTGAAGGAGGCCGCCAGGAAGGTGTGGGGCAGGATACAGACCTCCAGGTGA
- the LOC113897452 gene encoding olfactory receptor 2S2-like, with product MESETNGAKQMAETEFVLVGLHDHYNLEMVLFVLCLGIHSANVLGNTLLIGLNMLDPHLHTPMYFFLSNLALMDISGTSFFLPLMLVNFLETQSTISFPACALQMYLTLALGTTECVLLAMMACDGYVAICQPLPYSELMSWHTCMWMATLTWGEGFANSLLHSILTWSLPFCGHNIINHFFCEILAVLKLACGDICLNALLLTVSSAVVTLPPLLLIFLSYVFILTALLRVPSAAGGHKAFSTCSAHLTVLVIFYGTISFMYFKPKAKDLYLNKLLAFFYGVVTPSLNPIIYSLRNAEVKAAAVALLSGDLLSRKMARFPVVL from the coding sequence ATGGAGAGTGAGACGAATGGGGCAAAGCAGATGGCCGAAACAGAGTTTGTCCTGGTGGGGCTACACGACCACTACAATCTAGAGATGGTCCTGTTTGTGCTCTGCCTGGGCATCCACTCCGCGAACGTGCTGGGGAACACCCTCCTCATCGGGCTGAACATGCTGGACCCCcacctgcacacccccatgtacttcttcctcagcaACCTCGCCCTCATGGACATCTCTGGCACATCCTTTTTCCTGCCTCTCATGCTGGTCAACTTCCTGGAAACCCAGAGCACCATCTCCTTCCCTGCCTGTGCCCTGCAGATGTACCTGACCCTGGCGCTGGGCACCACGGAGTGCGTGCTCTTGGCCATGATGGCGTGTGACGggtatgtggccatctgccagCCTCTTCCCTACTCAGAGCTCATGAGCTGGCACACGTGCATGTGGATGGCGACCCTGACCTGGGGGGAGGGCTTTGCCAACTCCCTTCTCCATTCCATTCTCACCTGGAGCCTCCCCTTCTGTGGCCACAATATCATCAACCACTTCTTCTGTGAAATCTTGGCAGTGCTGAAACTAGCCTGTGGGGACATCTGTCTCAATGCACTGCTATTAACGGTGTCTTCAGCTGTTGTGACACTGCCCCCACTGCTGCTCATCTTCCTGTCCTACGTGTTCATCCTCACTGCCCTCCTGCGGGTGCCCTCTGCTGCCGGCGGGCACAAAGCCTTCTCTACCTGCTCTGCCCACCTCACAGTGCTGGTGATTTTCTATGGGACTATCTCCTTCATGTATTTCAAGCCCAAGGCCAAGGACCTCTACTTGAATAAGCTTCTTGCATTTTTCTATGGGGTCGTGACCCCATCGCTGAACCCCATCATCTACAGCCTAAGGAATGCAGAGGTGAAAGCTGCTGCCGTAGCTCTGCTGAGCGGAGATCTCCTCTCCAGGAAGATGGCCCGCTTTCCTGTTGTTCTCTAA